From Candidatus Nanohalococcus occultus:
CGAAGGCCGTACTCATTTCTGATAAGTCTGTAGGTGTTTCAGTATAGTAAAGCATCAGGTAGTCTGAGGTATCGTAGATGGACTGAATCTTGCTTGGGAAGCCTGCTGTAGACTTGACAGCCATCTTCCTGTCACGTGTATAATTATTCAGTTTTCCGATCGACTCTATTTCAGGATCTGTCTGGAAAGCAATACTGTCCAGGATTTCAGGTCCTTGTATAGGATTTGTATTATTCTTCCGTAGGTGCTGTATAAACTTCCCGCCGTTGAAAGGTCTTACTCTAACCTTTCTTGGCTCTTCTCTTTTTCCATGATATCTACAGTAGCCTTCGACATAATCTTTCAATCCGTCGAACTCCTTCTTATCGTCGTCTGGGATTATGTCGCGAAGCTCTTCTCTCTTCAGGAACTCTATTTTGCCCCATGTTAGTAGGTGTCGAAGGTTGTATGCTTTCATTTCTTTTTCCTTTTCATCGTAGAGTAAGGCCTGAAAGTTTTCTCCTCGGTACGTTTCCAGTGATCTCAAGGTCTCTAGGAGTCGAGGATTTTCGTTAATAAATTCTATTTCATTTCCTAACTCCTTGTCAGATAGTTTGTGTTCATTTGTGGAGAAAAGGTTTTTGATAAGCTGGAAGGATCTTTTCTGGAATTCTGGTGTCTGTGAGTCTGGAAGTTTTTCGCTTACATTTAAGGTGTGGAAAAGCCATTCCTTGACAGAGTATGTTCGAGTAAACGATTCAGGTCTCTCATTTTCATCAAGTTTCTCTTCTACAATAGTTTCCAACTCTTCACGAGTTAAGCTGTCTTTTTTCTCTGTTTCAATAAGTTCTTTTTCTGTAAAGCAAAGTATTTCGTGTTCTGTCTGTTTTTCTGGGTTTCTGAGGCGTCCAATTCTCTGTATGAATGTTGGTGCATCGAACGCTGAGAAGATCAGGTTTTCCACATCGAAGTCAACTCCTACTTCTACTGCTGAGTTACTTACGAGGACATCGAAGTTTTCCAGTTTTTCTCCGATATTTTCTCTGTGGAATCCGTCTATCCGCTCTACCTGTAAATCAAGTTTTTCTTCAAGGTAGCTGTAAACGTCATCTACTTCCTTCAGTCCATCAAGCATCACAACAGTTCTGCCAGAATTACAAATCTCCAGGATTCTTTCCTGTATCTCTTCCTTTTCTTCACTTATTATTTCTTGACTGGTCTTAAACAGTTCTGCGTCTCTCAGTTCTAATTCAGCTTCCGGCATTATCTTGGTCGAGTCTTCAAACTCTAGATTGGACGTATCGGAATCTACGATTTCAACGCTGTCAAAAACATTTCTTAGTGGTTTAGTTGCTTTTTCATCTGGTGTTGCTGATAGAAAAACTCCTTTCTGTATTTTAGAGGCAGGTTCTTTCATCAAGTAGGATACAGCGTACAGCAGATCGTTTCTCTGTTTGACCTCGGCCATGTGAAACTCGTCTACCACCACTATATCGCTACCATTTATCAGAGATTCAAGATTTTGGCCCTG
This genomic window contains:
- the cas3 gene encoding type I-D CRISPR-associated helicase Cas3' codes for the protein MSGLHIEQKQANYLPEINPYSHQLELQEKIREDGEKILFNTSPTGSGKTFSWMKPVLEDNLSAIAVYPTNALVEDQVDAARKFHNDYFSDKEFKYDKLTRESVSEKKKEIGTDSNGKAAAHIIRELDFLENEPSILFTNPDTLILILKHLYGPQGQNLESLINGSDIVVVDEFHMAEVKQRNDLLYAVSYLMKEPASKIQKGVFLSATPDEKATKPLRNVFDSVEIVDSDTSNLEFEDSTKIMPEAELELRDAELFKTSQEIISEEKEEIQERILEICNSGRTVVMLDGLKEVDDVYSYLEEKLDLQVERIDGFHRENIGEKLENFDVLVSNSAVEVGVDFDVENLIFSAFDAPTFIQRIGRLRNPEKQTEHEILCFTEKELIETEKKDSLTREELETIVEEKLDENERPESFTRTYSVKEWLFHTLNVSEKLPDSQTPEFQKRSFQLIKNLFSTNEHKLSDKELGNEIEFINENPRLLETLRSLETYRGENFQALLYDEKEKEMKAYNLRHLLTWGKIEFLKREELRDIIPDDDKKEFDGLKDYVEGYCRYHGKREEPRKVRVRPFNGGKFIQHLRKNNTNPIQGPEILDSIAFQTDPEIESIGKLNNYTRDRKMAVKSTAGFPSKIQSIYDTSDYLMLYYTETPTDLSEMSTAFGLNAFYLARRINDNKF